In Gouania willdenowi chromosome 17, fGouWil2.1, whole genome shotgun sequence, one DNA window encodes the following:
- the plvapa gene encoding plasmalemma vesicle associated protein a: MYKYGPSAQKKLKHHTKGKSCGYYMRIVFFFSSLIQSLIIVSLVLFLIYGKTQDSSSTSSIHGLEESFSRLSIENMDLRQQRKNLTNLLNATVTDKARNDWDLAELRFVCNMSMVFIQECEKKLKMCNLEGLACKMKGFSASCPAMSPMPSNCNCGLMAEQMKARLELVESNFTQTVHSMRIEMEQATKERDYINLEAIRLRRDKATLEKELQLHRQKSKDEFSNSLSSVTNVSRAFLQKIESLFPSHIAFQLTCPKQREHLEQIRTNCTSLSRDVEDKLQRYLNIVGEQVSGIQTENTRLKAENWRLSGDFRTCSQNRTALILQNRQNLDKLQRKNDQEKERLLMEKMKLIGDVEVLENNVKYKSREVDHLTEQIRMLNMSCMGKAGFGGFSGGFPSQSGTQSQSTWGSLGAGSSSSSASSNLPSSGSSSMGQFGRTGFGGVGSSFASSGSSFNKPASSGSSSSGSPFSSSGSSSSLGSTGLGLNTPASTGGGLSSFGSSGSRTGLSSGGFGSNKPTNSGKSSSSYGSSSGSTGSSSSSSGTGSSSSGKGSSSFGFGSSSGSSSSSSGTGSSSSGKSSSSFGFGSSSGSTGSSSSSSGTGSSSSSKSSSPFGFGSTGSSSSSSGTGSSSSGKSSSPFGSGSTGSSGSTGSSSSSGWFGSSSSSGTGSNKQTSNSGKSTSSSGFGSSSGSTGSSSSSGSTGSSTGFGNSGFGSSKQTSSSTSGKSSSPFGFGSSSGSTGSSGSTGSSKSTESTGSTGSSSKSSSSSPSSSGFSWFGMGNSNSGQSKTGSVPGKGTSSLSSPFGSGRSSGLGGGSVSVAQHLQDLQRLINPSEPEKKQDLSRILG, from the exons ATGTACAAATACGGCCCTTCAGCCCAGAAGAAGCTCAAGCACCACACCAAAGGCAAGAGCTGCGGCTACTACATGCGCATCGTCTTCTTTTTCTCCTCGCTCATCCAGTCCCTCATCATCGTCAGCCTGGTGCTGTTTCTCATTTACGGCAAGACGCAGGATTCCAGCTCCACGTCGAGCATCCACGGTTTGGAGGAAAGCTTCAGCCGTTTGTCCATAGAGAACATGGACCTGAGACAGCAGAGGAAGAACCTCACCAACCTGCTCAACGCTACGGTAACCGACAAGGCCCGCAACGACTGGGACCTGGCCGAGCTACGCTTCGTCTGCAACATGTCAATGGTCTTCATCCAGGAGTGTGAGAAGAAGCTG AAAATGTGCAACCTTGAAGGTTTAGCCTGCAAGATGAAAGGTTTTTCTGCATCATGCCCAGCAATGT CACCTATGCCCAGTAACTGTAACTGTGGGCTAATGGCAGAGCAGATGAAAGCCCGACTCGAGCTTGTCGAATCCAACTTCACCCAAACGGTTCACAGTATGAGGATAGAGATGGAACAGGCGACCAAAGAGAGGGACTACATCAACCTGGAGGCCATCCGCCTCAGACGGGACAAAGCCACGCTGGAAAAAGAACTCCAGTTACATCGGCAAAAGTCCAAGGATGAATTCTCCAACTCGCTGAGCTCCGTCACCAACGTATCGCGGGCTTTTCTGCAGAAGATCGAGTCCCTCTTCCCTTCACACATTGCCTTCCAGCTCACCTGTCCCAAACAGAGGGAACATCTGGAGCAGATCCGCACCAATTGCACCAGCCTGTCTAGAGACGTGGAGGACAAGCTCCAGCGTTACCTCAACATCGTGGGTGAGCAGGTGTCGGGCATTCAGACGGAGAACACCCGGCTGAAGGCGGAGAACTGGCGACTGTCCGGAGACTTCCGCACCTGTAGCCAGAACCGCACGGCTCTGATCCTGCAGAACAGGCAGAACTTGGACAAACTCCAGCGGAAGAACGACCAGGAGAAAGAAAGACTGCTCATGGAGAAGATGAAGCTGATCGGTGATGTGGAAGTCCTGGAAAACAACGTGAAATACAAGAGCAGAGAAGTGGACCACCTCACAGAGCAAATAAGGATGCTCAACATGTCCTGCATGGGAAAG GCCGGATTTGGTGGGTTTTCAGGTGGTTTCCCCTCACAATCAGGCACACAGTCACAATCTACGTGGGGCTCGTTGGGTGCAGGCTCCAGCTCTAGCTCCGCTTCTTCCAACTTGCCCTCATCGGGCTCCTCTAGTATGGGTCAGTTTGGTAGGACAGGGTTTGGGGGAGTGGGTTCGAGCTTTGCCTCATCTGGGTCATCTTTTAATAAGCCGGCATCAAGTGGAAGCAGTTCATCCGGTTCCCCCTTCTCTTCATCTGGTTCCAGTTCAAGTCTGGGTTCCACTGGGTTAGGGCTCAATACGCCAGCGTCGACAGGAGGAGGACTCTCTAGTTTTGGATCATCAGGGTCACGTACAGGTCTTTCTTCTGGTGGGTTTGGCTCAAATAAACCTACCAACAGTGGGAAAAGTAGTTCATCCTATGGGTCCTCCTCTGGGTCAACCGGGTCAAGTTCTAGCTCCAGTGGGACCGGTTCGTCAAGTAGTGGCAAGGGTTCCTCATCTTTTGGTTTTGGGTCTTCCTCTGGGTCAAGTTCTAGCTCCAGTGGGACTGGTTCGTCAAGTAGTGGCAAGAGTTCTTCATCTTTTGGTTTTGGGTCTTCTTCTGGGTCAACAGGGTCAAGTTCCAGCTCTAGTGGGACAGGTTCGTCAAGTAGTAGCAAGAGTTCCTCACCTTTTGGCTTTGGGTCAACGGGGTCAAGTTCCAGCTCTAGTGGGACGGGTTCGTCGAGTAGTGGCAAGAGTTCCTCACCCTTTGGTTCCGGATCAACTGGGTCTTCGGGCTCCACTGGATCATCGTCGTCATCTGGATGGTTTGGATCATCCAGCTCTAGTGGGACAGGCTCTAACAAGCAGACCTCGAATAGTGGGAAAAGCACTTCTTCCTCTGGGTTTGGGTCATCGTCTGGGTCTACTGGGTCCTCTAGTTCATCGGGGTCAACCGGATCCAGTACAGGTTTTGGCAACAGTGGGTTCGGCTCTAGTAAGCAGACTTCAAGTAGCACTAGTGGGAAGAGTAGCTCACCCTTTGGATTTGGGTCTTCCTCTGGCTCAACCGGATCCTCTGGCTCAACCGGATCAAGCAAATCAACTGAGTCAACGGGATCAACTGGGTCATCAAGTAAGAGCAGCTCAAGCAGCCCGAGCAGCTCTGGGTTTTCCTGGTTTGGGATGGGAAACAGCAACTCTGGACAAAGTAAGACAGGAAGTGTACCAGGAAAGGGGACGTCAAGTTTATCATCTCCATTTGGTTCTGGAAGAAGCAGTGGACTGGGTGGCGGCTCAG TGAGTGTAGCTCAGCATCTTCAAGACCTGCAGCGACTGATCAACCCATCTGAGCCTGA GAAAAAACAGGATCTCTCCAGGATTTTGGGTTAA
- the nr2f6a gene encoding nuclear receptor subfamily 2 group F member 6a isoform X1 yields the protein MAMVSGGWGDPNGGTNGLGDKAYLRAEEEDGSPQAGGSDMEAGDDDKACVVDCVVCGDKSSGKHYGVFTCEGCKSFFKRSVRRNLSYTCRSNRECQIDQHHRNQCQYCRLKKCFRVGMRKEAVQRGRIPPQPSLSPSITPIGGASGIGGGEFYNNNNNNGGGGGGQPVSELISQLLRAEPYPSSRYGHQYNQQAGPDNAMGIDNICELAARLLFSTVEWARNIPYFPELPVSDQVALLRLSWSELFILNAAQSALPLHMAPLLAAAGFHSSPMSAERVVSFMDQVRVFQDQVDKLTRLQVDSAEYSCLKAIALFSPDACGLTDQVHVESLQEKAQVALTEYERMQYPSQPQRFGRLLLRLPALRAVPASLISQLFFMRLVGKTPIETLIRDMQLSGSSISWPYVPGQ from the exons ATGGCCATGGTGAGCGGGGGCTGGGGAGATCCTAACGGAGGAACCAACGGACTGGGGGACAAGGCCTACCTGAGGGCCGAGGAGGAGGACGGCTCTCCGCAGGCCGGGGGTAGCGACATGGAGGCCGGGGACGACGATAAGGCGTGCGTGGTGGACTGCGTGGTATGCGGGGACAAATCCAGCGGGAAACACTACGGAGTGTTCACGTGCGAGGGATGCAAGAGCTTCTTTAAACGGAGCGTGAGGAGGAACCTCAGCTACACCTGCAG GTCAAACAGAGAGTGTCAGATCGACCAGCACCACAGGAACCAATGCCAGTACTGTCGTCTGAAGAAGTGTTTCCGCGTAGGGATGCGCAAAGAAG CAGTTCAACGCGGTCGCATCCCTCCGCAGCCAAGCCTCAGTCCCTCCATCACACCCATAGGTGGCGCCAGCGGCATCGGAGGAGGAGAGttctacaacaacaacaataacaacggCGGAGGGGGCGGCGGTCAGCCCGTGTCAGAGCTCATTTCTCAGCTGCTGCGAGCCGAGCCCTACCCCAGCAGTCGCTACGGGCACCAGTACAACCAGCAGGCGGGTCCCGACAACGCCATGGGCATCGATAACATCTGCGAACTCGCCGCCCGGTTACTGTTCAGCACCGTGGAGTGGGCACGAAACATCCCATACTTCCCAGAGCTGCCAGTGTCAGACCAG GTGGCGCTGCTGAGGCTGAGCTGGAGTGAACTCTTCATCCTGAACGCGGCCCAATCAGCTCTCCCGCTCCACATGGCTCCCTTGCTGGCCGCGGCCGGCTTCCACTCCTCCCCCATGTCGGCTGAGCGCGTGGTGTCCTTCATGGACCAGGTGAGGGTGTTCCAGGACCAGGTGGACAAGCTGACCAGACTGCAGGTGGACTCTGCTGAGTACAGCTGTCTGAAGGCCATCGCTCTCTTCTCTCCAG ACGCGTGTGGTCTGACGGACCAGGTGCACGTGGAGTCCCTGCAGGAAAAGGCCCAGGTGGCTCTGACCGAGTACGAGCGCATGCAGTACCCCAGCCAGCCTCAGCGCTTCGGACGGCTTCTGCTGCGTCTGCCGGCCCTGCGGGCGGTCCCCGCCAGCCTCATCTCACAGCTTTTCTTCATGCGCCTGGTGGGGAAGACGCCCATCGAGACGCTGATCCGCGACATGCAGCTGTCGGGGAGCTCCATCAGCTGGCCCTACGTGCCGGGACAGTAG
- the nr2f6a gene encoding nuclear receptor subfamily 2 group F member 6a isoform X2, whose product MAMVSGGWGDPNGGTNGLGDKAYLRAEEEDGSPQAGGSDMEAGDDDKACVVDCVVCGDKSSGKHYGVFTCEGCKSFFKRSVRRNLSYTCRSNRECQIDQHHRNQCQYCRLKKCFRVGMRKEVQRGRIPPQPSLSPSITPIGGASGIGGGEFYNNNNNNGGGGGGQPVSELISQLLRAEPYPSSRYGHQYNQQAGPDNAMGIDNICELAARLLFSTVEWARNIPYFPELPVSDQVALLRLSWSELFILNAAQSALPLHMAPLLAAAGFHSSPMSAERVVSFMDQVRVFQDQVDKLTRLQVDSAEYSCLKAIALFSPDACGLTDQVHVESLQEKAQVALTEYERMQYPSQPQRFGRLLLRLPALRAVPASLISQLFFMRLVGKTPIETLIRDMQLSGSSISWPYVPGQ is encoded by the exons ATGGCCATGGTGAGCGGGGGCTGGGGAGATCCTAACGGAGGAACCAACGGACTGGGGGACAAGGCCTACCTGAGGGCCGAGGAGGAGGACGGCTCTCCGCAGGCCGGGGGTAGCGACATGGAGGCCGGGGACGACGATAAGGCGTGCGTGGTGGACTGCGTGGTATGCGGGGACAAATCCAGCGGGAAACACTACGGAGTGTTCACGTGCGAGGGATGCAAGAGCTTCTTTAAACGGAGCGTGAGGAGGAACCTCAGCTACACCTGCAG GTCAAACAGAGAGTGTCAGATCGACCAGCACCACAGGAACCAATGCCAGTACTGTCGTCTGAAGAAGTGTTTCCGCGTAGGGATGCGCAAAGAAG TTCAACGCGGTCGCATCCCTCCGCAGCCAAGCCTCAGTCCCTCCATCACACCCATAGGTGGCGCCAGCGGCATCGGAGGAGGAGAGttctacaacaacaacaataacaacggCGGAGGGGGCGGCGGTCAGCCCGTGTCAGAGCTCATTTCTCAGCTGCTGCGAGCCGAGCCCTACCCCAGCAGTCGCTACGGGCACCAGTACAACCAGCAGGCGGGTCCCGACAACGCCATGGGCATCGATAACATCTGCGAACTCGCCGCCCGGTTACTGTTCAGCACCGTGGAGTGGGCACGAAACATCCCATACTTCCCAGAGCTGCCAGTGTCAGACCAG GTGGCGCTGCTGAGGCTGAGCTGGAGTGAACTCTTCATCCTGAACGCGGCCCAATCAGCTCTCCCGCTCCACATGGCTCCCTTGCTGGCCGCGGCCGGCTTCCACTCCTCCCCCATGTCGGCTGAGCGCGTGGTGTCCTTCATGGACCAGGTGAGGGTGTTCCAGGACCAGGTGGACAAGCTGACCAGACTGCAGGTGGACTCTGCTGAGTACAGCTGTCTGAAGGCCATCGCTCTCTTCTCTCCAG ACGCGTGTGGTCTGACGGACCAGGTGCACGTGGAGTCCCTGCAGGAAAAGGCCCAGGTGGCTCTGACCGAGTACGAGCGCATGCAGTACCCCAGCCAGCCTCAGCGCTTCGGACGGCTTCTGCTGCGTCTGCCGGCCCTGCGGGCGGTCCCCGCCAGCCTCATCTCACAGCTTTTCTTCATGCGCCTGGTGGGGAAGACGCCCATCGAGACGCTGATCCGCGACATGCAGCTGTCGGGGAGCTCCATCAGCTGGCCCTACGTGCCGGGACAGTAG